The following proteins are co-located in the Candidatus Methanogranum gryphiswaldense genome:
- a CDS encoding DNA polymerase II large subunit, with protein sequence MADYFSNLSKINDKCYEIAEAARKKGFDPEDHVEIPQAEDLASRVEKLLSDYNVEGVAEEIRRLTTEHGNREIVALMIAKEIANRPAESLEKAVDRAVRVGLAVLTEGILVAPLEGIADTKIKTNSDGTNYIDLIFAGPIRAAGGTGQAMSVLIADMVRQTLGIGKYIPTPQEAARFDEEIPLYKQCQHLQFTPSSSEIALIVNNCPICIDGEGTEQIEISGFRDLPRIETNKVRGGACLVISEGMCLKAAKLKKHVDKLNIEGWDFIGKYLDAHKTTEVMETGEKKVEPSYKYLNDLVAGRPIFGHPCAIGGFRLRYGRARTSGLASLAYSPATMYAMDEFMALGTQLKIERPGKACVVTPCDILEGPHLLLMNGDLIYCQTKEEVLKIRDQISEIVDNGEILIPFGEFCENNHLLVPCGYSIEWHKKEILAKGELPDDWNDPTYERSKEMSDQLGLALHPKFNLMWSDVKMEKLIELRDAILISGMYDGVTLSIPTNASTKRTLEDLCAVHIFREGRSIIDQRYSLPIIECLGLRIKEKKIVSLIELEGTDVLPAISNAAGYMVRARAMTRIGTRMGRPEKAKERELSPKLQSIFPVGSDTQPRKDIECAMKTARANNSSLRSDSAPYIEIEVSKRRCSECGQITFRTWCRECRCHTLNMSVQEPRGPTGAPPMTKLNIEKEFNDALANLRERPVDLKCMEKLISKIKVPETLEKGILRSKNDVSMFKEGTIRFDMTDIPLTHFKPREIGLSIEKAHELGYTHDWNNAPLTDPEQIVELKVQDIVPSQDCGNYMVKVAKFIDDELTELYDMKSYYNVSNRSDLIGHLTYALAPHTSGCILSRIIGYSDVRGCYGHPFFHAAKRRNCDGDEDCVILAMDGLLNFSRTFLPNRRGGLMDAPLVLTTRLDPNEIDKEAHNVDCLREYPLEFYNAAMEMKDPREIDKIMDLVAGRIGTPRQYEGFGFTHDTHDIAEGPKYSAYTTLESMMDKMNAQLKLGKMIRAVDERDVATKVINKHFMPDMIGNLRSFAAQTVRCTKCGEKYRRVPLSGVCMKCGHTLNLTVHEASVRKYLEVSKEISEKYGLDDYTKDRIEILEMSMNSLFNNDKIKKCKLSDFY encoded by the coding sequence ATGGCGGACTACTTTTCAAATCTTTCCAAGATAAACGATAAATGCTATGAGATCGCAGAAGCAGCAAGGAAAAAAGGGTTCGACCCTGAGGACCATGTTGAGATCCCGCAAGCAGAGGACCTTGCCTCCCGTGTTGAGAAACTTCTAAGTGATTATAATGTAGAAGGTGTCGCTGAAGAGATCAGAAGATTAACGACAGAACACGGCAACCGTGAGATCGTCGCACTGATGATCGCGAAAGAGATCGCGAACAGACCTGCAGAAAGCCTGGAAAAAGCCGTCGACAGAGCCGTAAGGGTGGGCCTTGCCGTACTCACTGAAGGTATCCTCGTTGCTCCTCTGGAAGGCATCGCCGATACTAAAATAAAGACAAATTCTGACGGTACAAACTATATCGACCTCATCTTTGCCGGTCCGATACGTGCTGCAGGAGGAACAGGGCAAGCCATGAGCGTGCTTATTGCTGACATGGTCAGACAAACCCTTGGAATCGGAAAATATATCCCTACTCCTCAAGAAGCAGCAAGATTTGACGAGGAGATACCCTTATACAAGCAATGCCAGCATCTTCAGTTCACACCATCCTCATCAGAGATCGCACTGATCGTCAACAACTGTCCGATCTGCATAGATGGAGAAGGCACAGAACAGATCGAGATCTCTGGATTCAGGGACTTGCCAAGAATAGAAACGAACAAGGTCAGGGGTGGAGCGTGCCTGGTTATATCCGAGGGTATGTGTCTTAAAGCCGCAAAACTAAAGAAACACGTAGACAAGCTCAATATCGAAGGATGGGATTTCATTGGAAAATATCTTGATGCCCATAAAACGACAGAAGTTATGGAAACAGGAGAAAAAAAGGTCGAGCCATCTTACAAATACCTTAATGATCTGGTCGCAGGACGTCCTATATTTGGACACCCCTGTGCGATTGGAGGATTCAGACTCAGATATGGAAGGGCTAGGACCTCTGGACTTGCATCCCTTGCCTATAGCCCCGCAACGATGTACGCAATGGATGAGTTCATGGCCCTGGGAACACAACTGAAGATCGAAAGGCCTGGAAAAGCGTGTGTCGTCACACCGTGCGACATCTTAGAAGGCCCGCATCTTCTCCTCATGAATGGTGACCTGATATACTGTCAAACCAAAGAAGAGGTCCTGAAAATCAGGGATCAAATATCAGAGATCGTGGACAATGGTGAGATCCTAATCCCATTCGGTGAATTCTGCGAGAACAACCACTTACTGGTCCCCTGCGGATATTCTATCGAGTGGCACAAAAAAGAGATCCTTGCAAAAGGAGAACTACCAGATGATTGGAATGATCCCACATATGAACGTTCCAAAGAGATGTCCGATCAGTTGGGCCTCGCACTTCATCCAAAATTCAACTTGATGTGGTCCGATGTAAAGATGGAAAAACTGATCGAACTAAGAGATGCAATACTCATATCGGGCATGTACGATGGGGTGACCCTCAGTATTCCGACTAATGCCTCCACAAAAAGGACATTAGAGGACCTCTGCGCCGTACACATATTCCGTGAAGGAAGATCCATTATTGATCAAAGATATTCTCTTCCGATCATAGAATGTCTCGGTCTCAGAATCAAAGAAAAGAAGATCGTTTCTCTCATAGAATTAGAAGGAACGGATGTTCTGCCCGCGATAAGCAATGCTGCAGGATATATGGTCCGTGCCCGGGCCATGACCCGTATCGGAACAAGAATGGGCCGTCCTGAAAAAGCAAAAGAACGTGAGCTTTCTCCCAAATTACAATCTATCTTCCCTGTCGGCTCTGACACCCAGCCCAGAAAAGACATCGAATGCGCCATGAAAACCGCAAGGGCCAATAATTCCAGCCTAAGGTCTGACTCAGCACCATATATTGAGATAGAAGTAAGTAAAAGAAGATGCTCGGAATGCGGTCAGATCACATTCCGTACTTGGTGCAGAGAGTGCAGATGTCACACTCTCAATATGAGTGTTCAAGAACCGCGTGGCCCAACCGGTGCTCCTCCGATGACCAAATTGAACATTGAGAAAGAATTCAACGATGCACTGGCAAATCTCCGTGAAAGACCGGTAGACCTCAAATGCATGGAAAAACTGATCTCAAAGATAAAGGTCCCAGAAACGCTTGAAAAAGGCATACTAAGATCGAAAAATGATGTCTCCATGTTCAAAGAAGGGACCATTCGTTTTGACATGACAGACATACCGCTTACACATTTCAAACCAAGGGAGATCGGACTCTCCATAGAAAAGGCACACGAGTTAGGATATACACACGATTGGAATAACGCTCCTCTGACAGACCCTGAACAAATAGTCGAACTCAAAGTTCAGGACATAGTACCTTCACAAGATTGTGGAAACTATATGGTGAAAGTTGCCAAATTTATTGATGATGAATTGACTGAACTCTATGATATGAAAAGTTACTATAACGTCAGTAACAGAAGTGATCTCATTGGTCATCTGACATATGCACTTGCTCCTCACACATCAGGATGTATACTAAGTCGCATAATAGGATACTCTGACGTAAGGGGATGCTATGGACATCCTTTCTTCCATGCTGCTAAAAGAAGGAACTGCGATGGTGACGAAGATTGTGTAATACTTGCGATGGATGGTCTTCTTAATTTCTCCAGGACATTCCTTCCCAACAGACGTGGCGGGCTTATGGATGCACCTTTGGTTCTTACAACGAGATTGGATCCAAATGAAATTGACAAAGAAGCCCATAATGTAGATTGCCTGAGGGAATACCCATTGGAATTCTATAACGCCGCCATGGAGATGAAGGATCCAAGGGAGATCGATAAGATCATGGATCTTGTAGCAGGACGTATCGGAACTCCCAGACAATATGAGGGATTTGGGTTCACCCATGATACACATGATATTGCCGAAGGACCAAAATATTCGGCATACACCACGTTGGAATCCATGATGGATAAGATGAATGCACAACTCAAACTAGGGAAGATGATCCGCGCAGTCGATGAAAGGGATGTCGCTACAAAGGTCATCAATAAACACTTCATGCCAGATATGATCGGAAATCTGAGAAGCTTTGCAGCACAGACTGTCAGATGTACCAAGTGCGGAGAGAAATACAGAAGAGTGCCTCTCAGCGGAGTATGCATGAAATGCGGACATACCCTCAATCTTACTGTCCATGAGGCCAGCGTAAGAAAATATCTTGAAGTGTCAAAAGAGATAAGCGAGAAATACGGTCTTGATGATTATACCAAAGACAGGATCGAGATCCTCGAGATGAGCATGAATTCCTTATTCAACAATGATAAGATCAAAAAATGCAAGTTATCCGATTTCTACTAA
- a CDS encoding 50S ribosome-binding GTPase, whose protein sequence is MNYNIPTVLTAEELIEKTFHRASKITKNGSDALDTKKKTILAKITASGDIVVTTLGGYIQRFPRMEKEEDFQPELVDLVIGIDQYKKSLGALNWASNRTEKLKNESLREVRRTKDPQLLDSIRNSFYGRLSSYIHQISKDLLFLQDAKNKFRALPSIDPSVPTLVVAGFPNVGKSKLVTELSTATPQIAPYPFTTKGIIVGHIEDEWRKFQVIDTPGLLDRSFEDRNDIEKQAVLALRYLTDIMIFIIDPSETCGYSMTKQMALLESVQKGFVGVPIIVAESKLDIIRTNSDNIHFSAQTGEGMDELRSMLIKQLREIFRERSIAAEI, encoded by the coding sequence ATGAACTATAACATACCAACGGTCCTCACTGCTGAGGAACTCATAGAGAAGACATTCCATAGGGCGTCGAAAATTACCAAGAACGGATCTGATGCGCTTGATACGAAGAAGAAAACGATCCTGGCCAAGATCACAGCTTCTGGAGATATCGTTGTAACAACCCTTGGCGGGTACATCCAAAGATTCCCAAGAATGGAAAAGGAAGAGGACTTCCAGCCTGAACTTGTGGACCTCGTGATCGGTATTGATCAATATAAAAAATCACTTGGAGCTTTGAACTGGGCATCCAATAGAACAGAAAAACTCAAGAATGAATCCCTTAGAGAGGTCAGACGTACCAAGGACCCTCAGCTCTTGGACAGCATTAGGAACAGCTTCTACGGACGTCTTTCATCCTACATCCATCAGATCTCTAAGGATCTCCTTTTCCTACAGGATGCTAAAAATAAGTTCAGAGCTCTGCCCTCGATAGACCCGAGTGTTCCTACCCTGGTAGTTGCTGGATTTCCAAATGTAGGAAAGAGCAAACTTGTAACGGAACTGAGCACAGCTACCCCTCAGATAGCACCATATCCGTTCACTACAAAAGGAATTATCGTCGGTCACATAGAGGATGAATGGAGAAAATTCCAGGTAATCGATACCCCTGGCCTTCTCGACCGCAGTTTCGAAGACAGGAACGATATAGAGAAACAGGCGGTCCTCGCCCTTCGTTACCTCACAGACATAATGATTTTCATCATAGACCCCTCGGAAACCTGCGGATATTCGATGACGAAACAAATGGCATTGCTCGAATCCGTGCAAAAAGGATTTGTCGGTGTCCCAATAATCGTAGCCGAAAGCAAGCTCGACATAATACGTACCAATAGCGACAATATCCATTTCTCAGCACAGACTGGAGAAGGAATGGATGAATTAAGGTCCATGCTAATAAAGCAATTAAGAGAGATATTCCGCGAAAGGTCCATTGCTGCGGAGATCTGA
- a CDS encoding lamin tail domain-containing protein, which yields MRPIKHRSISGLKRSQRGNMPFAIIAVLLISGSAYAVVAAQTEKSSENTEDISEELENIETVIDSTEYFVEKGLGEIIFSLSIASVEGTIEQRAEKYEERAKNWMDFQFPILDNGVTVELQSFSTELSAESLKYSENDLTEGCAPSYLVGEGSFTAKYSSDSGETVKTIDFETDASCALPLVAEQGSLFKNAISGPGSLISQMINYQLTCLAQYRVMNGYGAINEFGDMGTNNILTTKDVTLAYSNSIKILGLTYFRILPERIDGSSTSVDLADYYIVSDGYVEIDLSIVYSQALMSIADDIALQWIDYLYGNSIIDTVDLANDKLKNAWDSLKGFFTNNNEFSAAPYIESVLSENGLDIEKYRYLHSNKTFQIIVPGESISESIGKESSDYIVTLEYPTVDLMSWEGISNFKQHYREDNCEIREWFTNIINSAALKVGSENCFGTIRFKVDSTDGESFLETISKTVESALNNGDAAFEKIISESIGEQNIIDPFYNSIYDTINDNVVNIYGVSTFKENIHDILFTKLTQMIDENYGTVLNTNTLEKIVNSLIDGPEIKNILDTYSNEVDSLMNGFTTLKNVNGEQDNLMKKICRSVLEKGLGFMDKTTNVPERIVSLCREMRENIAINSYCDPIQLPGTDSFVITDNAGNSSIEKMSMDLTSNPAVEVYGPNSNLSDCIHYVGFLQNSGASYSTVFSVSIKDDISYKVSSKGSLENYMGISDSEIKDSCQIDLVLKITVVSAWALQGVNNYCASNTVLSDAWNSLVNLLSPLLEPLKKILSMIMDALTILNSALIEISKFVTDIVQKLYNALMEPLEELKEMIENKIEAWFTEAAENLVGSLEWILNVNASKQTAGFSYMGFTLTITLNLASLIKNTKTLLTIKLSTTVSDLDVSGSITIKQKGEDSSKELIITGSASIVGDDWDVKADIDPTMKTTKYLICVSGNVKGTDFDIVMPEVISYNEIDFSLQDIPGLGTILSNIPMGAAKVSIDLGLNLKYNAPFKNGLVVNEFESNPEGTDTNCEWVELYNASSETIDISGYSLRAGTNKTKTYTISSTELQPGGRLIIDLPGSFLNNSGSSNLKGGEYVMLMDCDGNTVDKTPTKKDTANDNYTWQRVADASTEWIFEEGTRDTKNCGGILTGQMIRTQLYNIIKESATSTLSDMGDLTNTEDLTKFFQVAVQNAITSAIEMLSECLVEASIYVSVEVTDVASAGCIGFEASLLIDSNFAEDGLKCLIGEMEDLLFNIGNPYGIDPKEVVYNNTYLGIKVYTGIKTPKFLDDADKYPDVQICVNIRANLSSLDRVIGGDAGSWKVIAGVQILDCPYALIPSSLGADKNTHNDIWLIKATFKQSS from the coding sequence ATGAGACCGATAAAACATCGTTCGATATCAGGATTGAAAAGATCCCAACGCGGCAATATGCCATTTGCTATAATCGCAGTTCTTCTAATATCGGGCTCTGCTTATGCTGTCGTTGCAGCACAAACAGAAAAAAGCTCTGAAAATACTGAAGATATCTCTGAGGAATTAGAGAACATTGAAACTGTGATCGATAGTACTGAATACTTTGTTGAGAAGGGCCTTGGGGAAATAATCTTCTCACTTAGCATAGCGTCAGTAGAAGGCACTATTGAACAACGCGCTGAAAAATACGAAGAACGGGCAAAGAACTGGATGGATTTTCAGTTTCCAATTTTAGACAATGGTGTCACCGTAGAACTACAATCATTCTCAACAGAACTCTCAGCTGAATCTCTCAAATATTCTGAAAACGACCTAACTGAAGGATGTGCTCCTTCTTATCTAGTTGGCGAGGGCTCCTTCACAGCAAAATATTCCAGTGACTCGGGTGAAACTGTAAAGACAATAGACTTTGAGACCGATGCGTCCTGTGCTCTTCCTCTCGTAGCAGAACAAGGTTCCCTATTCAAAAACGCAATAAGCGGACCCGGCTCATTGATATCCCAAATGATAAACTATCAACTGACCTGTCTGGCACAATACAGGGTGATGAACGGCTATGGAGCCATTAATGAATTCGGAGATATGGGAACAAACAACATACTTACCACAAAGGATGTTACACTGGCGTATTCAAACTCGATCAAGATCCTGGGTCTTACATATTTCCGCATTTTGCCTGAAAGAATTGACGGTTCATCAACATCTGTGGACCTTGCAGATTATTACATTGTATCTGATGGATACGTCGAAATAGATCTCTCGATCGTATATTCTCAAGCATTGATGTCGATCGCCGATGATATCGCGCTGCAGTGGATAGATTACCTTTATGGTAACAGCATTATTGACACAGTAGATCTGGCAAACGATAAACTAAAGAACGCTTGGGATTCCCTTAAAGGCTTTTTCACAAACAACAACGAATTCTCCGCTGCACCTTACATCGAAAGCGTCCTTTCGGAAAATGGGCTGGACATCGAGAAATACAGATATCTCCACTCTAATAAGACCTTTCAGATAATTGTTCCAGGCGAGAGTATATCCGAATCTATCGGAAAAGAAAGTTCAGATTATATCGTTACGCTCGAATACCCAACAGTCGATCTGATGTCCTGGGAGGGCATATCTAATTTCAAACAGCATTACAGGGAAGACAACTGTGAGATCAGAGAATGGTTCACCAATATCATCAACTCTGCAGCGCTGAAAGTAGGGTCTGAAAACTGTTTTGGCACGATAAGATTCAAGGTCGATTCCACAGATGGTGAATCATTTTTAGAGACCATTTCCAAAACCGTAGAATCCGCATTGAACAACGGCGATGCGGCCTTTGAAAAAATAATAAGCGAATCGATCGGTGAACAGAATATCATTGACCCATTCTACAACAGCATATACGATACAATAAACGACAATGTAGTGAACATATATGGTGTTTCAACATTCAAGGAGAACATACATGATATTCTCTTTACAAAATTGACCCAGATGATAGATGAAAACTACGGAACGGTGTTAAATACAAATACGCTTGAAAAGATCGTCAATTCTTTAATTGACGGGCCTGAGATCAAGAACATCCTTGATACATATTCAAATGAAGTGGACTCCCTTATGAACGGATTCACCACATTGAAAAATGTAAATGGTGAACAGGATAATCTGATGAAAAAAATATGCAGATCTGTCTTGGAGAAGGGACTCGGATTCATGGATAAGACGACGAATGTTCCAGAACGCATTGTATCATTATGCAGGGAGATGCGCGAGAACATTGCCATCAACTCATACTGCGACCCAATACAACTTCCTGGAACCGATAGTTTCGTGATTACAGATAACGCTGGTAATTCGTCCATCGAAAAGATGTCTATGGATCTGACCTCCAACCCCGCTGTAGAAGTATATGGCCCGAATTCCAATCTGTCTGACTGTATTCATTATGTAGGATTCCTACAAAACTCAGGGGCGTCATACTCAACCGTTTTTTCTGTTTCCATAAAAGACGATATTTCATATAAGGTCTCTAGCAAAGGTTCACTGGAAAATTACATGGGAATCTCTGACTCAGAGATCAAAGATAGCTGTCAAATAGACCTCGTATTGAAGATCACAGTTGTTAGTGCTTGGGCTTTACAAGGTGTTAATAATTACTGTGCCAGCAATACAGTATTGTCTGATGCTTGGAATTCTCTTGTCAATCTACTGTCTCCTCTTTTAGAACCTCTTAAAAAGATCCTTTCGATGATAATGGACGCCTTGACAATTCTTAATTCCGCACTTATCGAGATAAGTAAATTCGTGACAGACATCGTACAAAAACTCTATAACGCCTTAATGGAACCTTTGGAAGAACTGAAGGAAATGATTGAAAATAAGATAGAAGCTTGGTTCACTGAGGCCGCAGAAAATCTTGTAGGGTCTCTTGAATGGATCTTGAACGTCAATGCATCAAAACAAACGGCCGGATTCTCATACATGGGTTTCACACTGACAATAACCTTGAATCTAGCATCTCTTATCAAGAACACAAAGACACTTTTAACAATAAAATTGAGTACTACCGTATCCGATCTAGACGTATCTGGGTCAATAACCATAAAGCAAAAAGGAGAAGACAGCTCCAAGGAACTCATCATAACAGGATCGGCATCCATAGTCGGTGATGACTGGGATGTAAAAGCAGACATAGACCCTACAATGAAGACGACAAAATACCTCATATGTGTATCTGGAAACGTCAAAGGAACAGATTTCGATATAGTTATGCCTGAAGTTATCTCATACAACGAAATAGATTTCTCACTTCAAGACATACCTGGATTGGGTACGATTCTTTCAAATATACCTATGGGGGCGGCAAAGGTCTCGATAGATCTGGGACTGAATCTGAAATATAATGCTCCCTTCAAAAATGGACTTGTCGTTAATGAATTCGAATCCAATCCAGAAGGAACTGACACTAATTGCGAATGGGTGGAACTGTATAATGCATCCTCTGAGACCATTGATATCTCTGGATATTCGTTACGTGCAGGCACCAACAAAACCAAGACGTATACGATCTCCTCGACAGAACTACAACCTGGTGGAAGGCTCATCATAGATCTCCCAGGATCATTCCTGAATAACTCTGGTTCCTCAAATCTAAAGGGTGGAGAGTATGTAATGCTAATGGATTGTGACGGCAATACTGTAGATAAGACACCCACTAAAAAAGATACTGCCAATGATAATTATACTTGGCAAAGAGTGGCGGACGCCTCCACCGAATGGATATTCGAAGAAGGTACTCGTGATACAAAGAATTGTGGCGGAATTCTGACAGGGCAGATGATAAGGACACAGCTGTACAACATAATCAAAGAATCCGCAACATCGACATTATCGGACATGGGCGACCTTACGAATACTGAGGATTTAACGAAATTTTTCCAGGTTGCTGTTCAGAATGCTATAACCTCTGCAATTGAGATGTTATCGGAATGTTTGGTGGAGGCGTCTATCTACGTATCGGTGGAAGTAACTGACGTCGCTTCAGCAGGATGCATTGGATTCGAGGCCTCACTATTGATAGATTCGAATTTCGCAGAAGATGGATTGAAATGCCTGATAGGTGAAATGGAGGACCTTTTATTCAATATCGGAAACCCGTACGGTATCGATCCTAAAGAGGTTGTTTACAATAATACCTACCTCGGGATCAAAGTATATACTGGCATAAAGACTCCAAAATTCCTTGACGACGCTGACAAATACCCCGATGTCCAAATATGTGTGAACATAAGAGCCAATTTATCGAGTTTGGACAGAGTAATAGGTGGAGATGCCGGATCTTGGAAGGTTATCGCAGGAGTTCAGATTCTTGATTGCCCATATGCACTGATCCCTTCATCGTTAGGAGCGGACAAAAACACACATAATGACATATGGTTGATAAAAGCGACATTTAAACAGTCATCATGA
- a CDS encoding radical SAM protein produces MSATIKEYAIQPGLPKKTESICPECGKIIEATLFEKDGKVYMEKECPQHGKFKDVYWSDVNMYLKAEKYAHDGIGIFNPMDKNLKEGENANFIIDGRRVDMLSTTALANIDLTNRCNMNCPICFAVANQAGYVFEPDYDTVVKMLQTLRNEKPIKCTAVQFAGGEPTVYPQFVEVVKKAKELKFAQVQVATNGIKFAKDYEFLKASSLAGLNTIYLSFDGVTDDIYLKARDRKMFQIKLDVIANCRKLKEDIGKSPSIVLVPTIVKGMNDHQIGDIVKFAIEHSDVIRGVNFQPVAFTGRIDHEELEKGRFTLPDLARELSDQTGYTTVDDWYPVPIVAPISSFASIILGENKVTFTTHPHCGIATYLFINEKGEVTPFPRFIDVDKFSKGMVEIGAKAEKATFKKLTALKLLKLLNNCIIEDKMPEGLDKKKFIMMIKSVMSNKSKSTLAAFSWKMMMIGGMHFQDDSNYDIERVKRCGVHYVTPDCQVIPFCAYNGGPNYRKITEQKYSTPLAEWKAAHKKEAKELEQALIVPEDQKA; encoded by the coding sequence ATGAGTGCAACTATCAAAGAATATGCAATCCAACCGGGTCTTCCCAAGAAAACGGAATCTATCTGTCCAGAGTGTGGAAAGATTATAGAGGCCACCCTTTTTGAGAAGGACGGTAAGGTCTACATGGAAAAAGAATGCCCTCAGCATGGAAAGTTCAAGGACGTCTATTGGTCAGATGTCAATATGTATCTGAAAGCTGAGAAATACGCTCACGACGGTATAGGAATATTCAATCCAATGGATAAGAATCTGAAAGAGGGCGAGAATGCAAATTTCATCATCGATGGTAGAAGGGTGGATATGCTAAGCACTACGGCGCTGGCCAATATCGATCTTACGAACAGATGTAATATGAATTGCCCTATCTGTTTCGCGGTAGCAAATCAGGCAGGGTATGTTTTCGAGCCTGACTACGATACAGTGGTCAAGATGCTTCAGACCCTGAGGAATGAGAAACCGATCAAATGTACGGCCGTTCAATTTGCTGGAGGAGAGCCAACGGTTTATCCTCAGTTCGTTGAGGTTGTAAAAAAGGCAAAAGAGCTTAAATTTGCACAGGTACAAGTTGCGACGAATGGTATAAAGTTCGCAAAGGATTATGAGTTTTTGAAAGCCTCCTCTTTGGCAGGACTCAATACGATATATCTGTCGTTTGATGGAGTGACAGATGACATTTATCTAAAGGCCAGGGACAGAAAGATGTTCCAGATCAAATTAGATGTAATTGCCAATTGCAGAAAGTTGAAGGAAGATATAGGAAAATCCCCATCGATAGTCCTAGTGCCTACAATCGTAAAGGGGATGAACGATCACCAGATCGGAGACATTGTTAAATTTGCGATCGAGCACTCTGATGTTATCAGAGGTGTCAATTTCCAGCCAGTCGCCTTCACAGGAAGGATAGACCACGAGGAGCTTGAGAAGGGTAGATTCACCCTTCCCGATCTGGCCAGGGAGTTGAGCGATCAGACAGGCTATACGACCGTGGATGATTGGTATCCAGTTCCTATCGTTGCACCCATCTCTAGCTTCGCATCCATTATATTGGGTGAGAACAAGGTGACGTTCACGACACATCCTCACTGCGGTATTGCAACATACCTCTTTATCAATGAGAAAGGAGAAGTAACTCCTTTCCCCCGTTTCATTGATGTCGATAAGTTCTCCAAAGGTATGGTGGAGATCGGTGCAAAGGCCGAAAAAGCAACATTTAAGAAATTGACTGCATTGAAGTTATTGAAGCTTCTCAACAACTGCATCATCGAGGATAAAATGCCAGAGGGTCTCGATAAGAAGAAATTCATAATGATGATAAAGAGCGTTATGAGCAACAAATCCAAGAGTACCCTTGCCGCTTTCTCTTGGAAGATGATGATGATCGGCGGTATGCACTTCCAGGATGACAGTAATTACGATATTGAGAGGGTCAAGCGTTGTGGGGTTCATTACGTAACTCCAGATTGTCAGGTCATTCCGTTCTGTGCGTACAACGGAGGGCCGAATTATCGCAAGATCACCGAGCAGAAATATTCCACGCCTCTTGCGGAGTGGAAGGCTGCACATAAAAAGGAAGCAAAAGAACTCGAACAAGCTTTGATCGTACCCGAGGATCAAAAAGCATGA
- a CDS encoding 4Fe-4S binding protein, whose translation MIVNFDKCLHCGGCVGSCPQNAIFLNDYILEFNDKCNRCGRCVRLCPVQALKLEAKV comes from the coding sequence ATGATAGTTAATTTCGATAAATGTCTCCACTGTGGTGGATGTGTTGGATCCTGTCCACAGAATGCGATCTTCCTGAATGACTATATTTTGGAGTTCAATGATAAATGCAACAGGTGTGGAAGATGTGTCAGGCTATGTCCAGTACAGGCACTTAAACTGGAGGCGAAGGTATGA